The Leptospira selangorensis genome segment GATCACTCCTAATAATTTCCAAATACCTAATATGATCATCAAATAAGCGGGATAACCTAAATGTGCAAACATATCCGCTTCTTCTTTCATTTGGATCGTTTGAACGATCCCGGTCGATACCATTCCCAAAGAAAGCCAAGCAGTGGCGATCCAATATATAATCTTATTTCTCATTTCCAAAATCCTATTTTAATTTAATTACGATTTCTTGTAATCTGTTATGAGCCATATTGATACCTTGTGCGAAAGGTAACTTTAATAGCTGGTCTCTATGTGAGACAGACTTGAATATTATGTGCATAGTAAGTTTACTTTTCTCTTCGCCCAATGAGTCGAATTCTAAAAATTCAAGCTGGGGTGGAAAAGTCGAATTTTCCATTTCAAAAGTACGAATAATCTTTTGGTCCGGAACAAATTCATGGATAACGCCATTAAATCCGTGTTTGTTTCCAAGAGGATCTGTGGTTACATATTGCCAGCTTCCATGCTTACTTGCTTCTAATTTCAAAACTTTTGTCCCCATCCATTCTTCTACGATCTCCGGTTCAATATGCGCCTTAAAAAGTAGATCCACAGGAAGATCAAATTCTCTTGTGATCAGCAATTCTTGTTTGCCGTCTTCTGCATCAATTTTGGTTTTTCTTTCCATATTCTATTTTCTTGATTTGTATTTTTTCATTACGGATTCAAGCTTATTGAAGCGATCGTCCCACATGTTACGGAATGGTTCTATAAAGTCGGCAATTTCTTTCATCTTATTCGGATTCAATTGGTAATAAATTTCCCTACCGTTTTGCTCTTGTTTCAGCAATTCGCACTCTGTAAGTATCTGTAAATGTTTGGAAACAGTAGGCCTGGCAGTATCAAAATTAGAAGCGATAGCTCCTGCAGTCATTGCCTGAGAGGCCACTAACAGGAGTATTGCCCGTCTAGTAGGGTCTGCGATTGCCTGAAAAACGTCCCTTCTTAGATTCATTATGTAGTCACTTAACTACGAATAAAAATGTAGCTATTTAACTACGCAACATTTTTTTGAAGTTTTTTACGGAAATTATAAGAGTGGCTTACTCGTAATTTTTGCCGGAGATCTTTTTCCAAATGGAGGCCAGATGTTCTCTGATCTTTCCTTCCATTCCGTTTTTGGTTGGCTTATAGAATTGAGGAGGATTGTCCGAAAGATCGTCCGGAAAATAGGAGAATGGCACAAACCCGCCGAAATCATGAGGATACTTGTAACCCTGACCTGCTCCTTCTTTTTTATGAGTAGAAGTAGGAGCATTTCTAAGTCGGTTTGGGATCTTTAAACTTGGTCCCCTTTCTTTTACGAAAGAAAGTGCGGAACCTATTCCCAAATAAGACGCGTTGGACTTGGGACAAGAAGCTAAGAATGTAGTGACCTGCCCTAAAACGATCCTTCCCTCGGGCATTCCGATCGTTTCTAATGCATGCAGTCCGGCGACCGCCAAAGGTAAACCATGAACGGAAGCATTTCCAATATCTTCAGAGGCCAGGATGATAAGTCGCCTTGCGATGAAGAGCGGGTCTTCTCCTCCTTCTAACATCATCGCTAAATAGAATAATGCCGCGTCAGGATCACTTCCTCTCACCGACTTGATGAATGCGGAGATCACATCATAATGGCTTTCTCCGCTTTGGTCGTATTCGATTACTCTACTTTCTAAGAATGTTTCTATATCGGAGGCCTCTATGGAAGCTCCGGAATCTCTGGAAAGAACGAGTCCTTCTAAATTAGAGAGAAGTTTTCTTGCATCTCCTCCCGAATAACGGACGAGCAATGAACTTGCTTCTTTTGTAATATTAGGTTTTGGATCTAAAGATTCTATTCCTCTGGAAAGTATTTCCAAAAGATCGTTCTCTCCCAATGGTTCAAGTCTGAGTACCTGGCATCTGGATAATAATGGCCTTGTAATTCGAAAGGATGGATTTTCGGTAGTTGCTCCTATTAGAACAATCCCTCCTGTCTCCACTCCTTTTAATAAACTATCTTGTTGAGAAGAACTGAAACGATGTATCTCATCTAAAAATAGAAGAATACTCCCTTCTTTCTCGGATCTTTCTAATAGTTTTTTGATATCTGCAACGCCTGTGGTGACTGCGTTGTATTCTACAAAAGGTAGTTTCCAGGTATTTCCTAAGATCCTGGCGATTGTGGATTTTCCTGTGCCGGGAGGTCCGTACAACAGAATGCTTACCGGTTCTTTATATTTTTGTAATTGAAGTTTTGCCTTTTCCTGTCCTATGACCTGAGCAAAAGAACTAGGCCTGATCTTATGAGGAAGAGGAGCTCTCTCAAATAGACTGCCCAAGATCTTCTTCCAATTCTCTTTGGATCTTACGTATGCAGGAGCGGATTGTAGAATTGCACACATCGCAGGCACTATGACAACATACTAAGGATTGTTCTCTGATCTTTCCATCCAATACATTCTCTATCAATTCGGAAATACGAACAGGTAAAGCGAACCAATCTAAATTTTCTAAGATCAATTCTTTTCTGGTTTTAGGAATGAGTCTGGGAGAATCGTCCTTCATCTAAACTTTTGTACCTTTGTTTATAACTTACGTCAATCCGAATGTTCAGATCCCGATCCATCCGCCCTTTATTAGATAGTAATAAAGAATAAAACGTGGGATCCTAAAAAGTGCCGCTGCAAAAAAAAGATCAAGCCTCATCTTCATTACACCAGCCGCCACCGAAGTCCAAGAGTATGGCAATGGAGTGAGAGCCGCAAGAACCACCGCCCAGAAGCCGAATCTTTTTACGTATACTTCTAACTTTTCTTCATGGTTTCGAATGAACTTGGAAAAGACTGTTAACTTAGGAAGAAGGAATCTTCCTTGGGAATAAGAACATCCTCCCGCAAGTAAAGACCCTACAGAAGCAAAAAAGATTACCCAGAAATCAGGCATCTTTGCCGCTACTGCCAGGATCAAAAATGTATCTGGCGGAAAAAATACATGTACTGAGTCCGCAATGAATATGGAAAGTCCCACTCCCCATACTCCAGTGTAATCCAAAAAGAGCCCGGCAACCTGAGTCACCCTTTCATTAAAAAATCTTGCGAGAACAAGTACTACCAATAACAAGATCACGCTTGCGATCAATGTTTGTCTGACCAAGGTGGAGATTACATTTTCAGTGGAGTTTTTAAGTTCTTGGGATTCCGTTTTCAAATTTTACCTGCGATGAAACATTCTTTCCAGATCTTCTCTGGTTAATTTAACCAAGGTGGGTCTTCCGTGAGGACAACGGGATGGATTCTCACAATAACTCAAACGGTTCAGCATCTCTGCGATTAGATGGTCCGAAAGTTGATCCCCTTTTTTAACTGCAGATCTACAAGCCACACATTTTGCCATAAGATCGTATAACTCAGGCTCGGGAACTTCTTTGCCTCCGGTTCGATTTAAAAAATCAAGAACGATCTCTTTTTCATGTCCCGGCAAAAAGTAACCTGGAACTTCTCGAAGGACCATTGTGTCTTCTCCGAGTGAATCTAATTTTAAACCGACTTCTTGGTATTCACCAAGTCTATCTTTGATATCTTCCGCTTCTTGTTTAGATACGGGAATACGGACAGGAGTGAGAAGAGGTTGAATGCCGTAATTTTTCTTTTTCAGTTTTCTTAATACTTCTTCGTAACGGATCCTTTCGTGGGCAGTGTGTTGGTCTATGATATAAAAACCATCTTCTCCTTCTGCCAAGATAAACGTTTCGAATAAGAGTCCGAAATGTTTTTTAGGAATAAACTCTGAATGTTTGATCGGTATATCCGTTAGATCATCCAATCTGGAGCCGGGACCGACTGCTTCTACAGGAAAAGAAGGAGAATGTTTCACTTCTTCATAAAGTGCTCCTCCTAAAAGTTGTTGTTCCATTCCTGGAGAAGAATTACCGGAAAATGAATATAATGTGGATTCCATCTTTTTAGGTTCAGGTCTTAAAAGCCTGTTTTTTAATTCTAAAAAGCTGACCGGTGTGCTGGATCTAAGTTCTTTTTGGATCAATTGCAAGAAGAATGTATTAAATCCTTCCTCATCCAAGAAACGGATCTCTTTTTTAGCAGGATGAACGTTTACATCTATGGATTCCGGATCTACTTCAAAAAACAAAAAGCAGTACGGATGAGCGTTTGGAGGAAGAAGTTCATCATAACATTTTTTTAATAAATGAGAGGAATATTTGATCTCAACCGGTCTTCCATTCACGAATATGAACTGGCCTGTTCGATTCGATTTATAAAAATCAGGATCGCTGATATAACCTTTCGCCCTCCAACCTTTTCTTTCCAGTTGGACCTCCAACAAATGGTCCCTGAAATTTTCTCCGAATAGGTCTATGATCCTTTCTCTTTTATCTTTAGGGGGAAGTCTATATATCTCTTTATGATCCTGAACGAATCTAAATCGGATATCTTCTCTTGCGAGAGCCTGGACGGTTACCTTGTCACGGATCTTCTTATCTTCTGAACGAACCGATTTTAAAAATTTCCTTCTGACCGGAGTATTATAAAATAGATCCTCAACCAGGATCTTAGTCCCTTGAAAACCAGGGATAGATTCTTTGGAAAGGATTTGTCCTTTTTCCGCCCTCACCTTCCATGCAGTAGGTTGTCCTGTTCCTGTTTCAATCGTGAGTTTGGAAACGGAGGCGATGGATGCCAATGCTTCTCCCCTAAATCCATAAGAAGAAACTAATTCAAGATCTTTTAATGTACGGATCTTACTTGTGGCATGTCTTTGGATCGCAAGAGGGATATCCTCTTCTTCTATTCCAGATCCATTATCCGAAAGAAGAAGTGAGGTCAAACCTCCGTCTCTGGATTCCACTTCGATCGTGTCTGCGCCTGCATCCACTGAGTTCTCCATCATTTCTTTGAGGACTGAGTGAGCAGATTCTATCACTTCCCCGGCGGCGATTTGGTTGATTAATTCCGGACTGAGTTCTTGGATCCTTCCCATATAGTTTGGACCCAGCTTGGAAGGTGGAAATCTTATGTCAAGATTGGATTTCCGGTTTAGATAGAGCAATTTCTAGTATAAATTCGGAACCTTTGCCGGGCACACTTTGGACGGAAATATCCCCATCCATCTTTTGGGCGAGAGCCTTACAAAGTGCAAGCCCGAGCCCTGCTCCTTGGAATGGTTTAGTAACACCGGAATCCACTTGTTGGAACGGATTGAATATAGAACTGAGTTTATCTTCCGGGATTCCTATGCCAGAGTCTTGGACCCTAAATCTAAGCCTATAATCCAGATTGGTGTCTTGGATCTTTTCTCCGGAAAGTTTGACGAATCCTTTTACGGTGAACTTCTCCGCATTTTCCAAAAGGACCAAAAGCATAGTTTTAAATCTTTCTTCATCACCCTCCACAATCTCAGGAAGGTTATCTGAAAGTGTTACACTAAAGTCCAAATTCTTTCTACGGATCTTATCTTCGACCCTCATCGCAGCTTCATAAACAGAAGCTTTAAGGCTAAAACGTTTATTCAAAAGGTATAATGTACCTTTTTCCAAACTGGATGCATCCAACATAGAACCAAGGATGACCATCATAGCATCCCCGCTTCTTTTAAGTAACTCCAACATCTCTTGGTGTTCCGGTTTGAGATCGGAATCCAATAACATCTGAGTGATCCCCATGATCCCGTTCATAGGAGTCCGGACTTCATGGTCTACGTTGATCAAAAATTCACTTTTTGCTTTATTGGCAGCCTCTGCTTCGTCTCTTGCAAATTCTAATTCCCTAGTTCTCTTTCTGACTAATTCTTCCAGATTGGTATTCAGAATTTCTTGGACCTTCTCTCTTTCTCTGAATCCACTTAACATTTTGCTAGACAAAGAAAGAGAATTTCCGAGTACGAATATTCCTACTCCTATCCCACTCAACTCCCATGAATCTAAAAGTTCTGCATGAAATAATATCTCACTTATCATAAAGAATAGAAGGAAAATAAAACCGGTGAGATAGATATAAGCCCCCACCATTTTCTGAGAAACCGCTTTTGCTAAAACAACAAGAGAACAAGCTCCGTTAAACACGAATAATATATATGAAGGATTGATCAGATAAGAATAGATCGCAGGTCCTGTAAACAAAGTGATTAGCGTAAAAATTCCTGCGAAAATATAACTGAGTTTCAGAAAATTTTTACCGAAGCCGGAAGGGAATACTACCAATAAAAAATGGAAGGCCAAAGGCATTCCCATAAACCAGGTGATAAATTCGGTTCTTAGATAAATCTCTGGCCCCACTAAAAAATGTTCCGGAAATAATCTAACTCCGGTGGAATATAATCTTAGCCCAACCGTTATGGAAAGAAGTCCCAGAATGAATGCGGAAGGATCTTTTTTATAAAAAGCAGATACGAATATATGGAATAAACCTAAAAAGAAAAGTCCTCCGCAGAGTATTCCTTCCAAGTCCCTTCTGTCCATATAATAGCGACTTACACATTCTGCAGTGCCTAAGATCGGAGGTTTCCAAAGCCCTCCCTTTCTATATTGGTAATTTGAAATTTCAAAATCAAGATGCGCTGTTCCCTGCCATACCGGAAGGATAGAATAGCTGGTCTTAAGTTCCAGACCATCCTCGGTCGGATCTCCTACTTTCCCAACTTCATTGATTACTTTTCCGTTAAACAGTATTCTATAATTTGTTCCTTGGTCATAAGAAACCAAATGTAAATTTTCTACAGGAGTAGAAGAGACCAAGTCCACTCTATACAATGCTTTTCCGTATTTAGGAAATTCTCCCTCGTCCGAACCTGGCCAATCATGTTTAGTCCAGCTACCAGGGACAACGTTTAAGGAAAATTTTTCAGGCTCTTTGGGAAGACTTGTATCTGGAGCGGCACCCAACCAGGCAAACTTCCAATCTCCCGTCATTCGGAAACATTTTCCCTGGTGGACGGACTTCTCCCAATCTATAACACCATTCTCTAATAAAGCTTTTTTAGGAGAAGGTGTACAGTATGCGAAAAATAAGAATGCCGCCAAAAGAAAGAGCGGATCCTTTTTGGACAAAATTCCCATAGAGTTGGCTATCTTTTATCGATTTGCCGGAAATCGTCCAGGACAAAATCGATGTTAGAGTACGATCTAAAAATTAAACTGAATCCGCCTGAGAACTGATAAACGGGGCCTTAGGAGACAAGAAGTATCCGCTTAAAGAGGCAAATAAGACTGGAGTAAAATTGGAAACTCCAGTTAAACCCGTAAGCAATATAGTAGTACTAATCGGTGTTTTGGTTACGGATGCATTTACGGATGCCATCAAACAGATCAGCAAAAAGGATTCGTTTTCAGAAGGGAAAAAATCCATAAAGAATCTACCTGCCACAGCTCCAACGAAGAATAACGGTATAATAATACCGCCCCTCCAACCGCTGGAAACGGTAATATTGATCGCCAAGATCTTTAATAAAGCAAGAGTCCCGAAAAAGATCCAATTCCCTTTTGTGACTACGATCTCATTCAACTGGTCATGACCAAAATAACGAGTGAGTGGTTCGTAATACGCAATACACCCTAAGAGTAATCCGCCTATGGTAGTCTTTACAAAAATAGGAAGAGTTATTTTAGAGAAAGAAAATTTAGTAATCCTGAATATTCCATAAAATATCCATCCTACGATCGCACCCGCCATCCCGAAACCGATCGCGTATTGGAAATCTTCTATTCCGCCAGGAATATATTGTGGGAATTCCCAAGTAGGTCCTATTCCCATATCAGTCATAAACAAGAATACAAAATACGCACTACAACTGGAGAGAAATGCGGGAAGTAATGCCTCGTAATATTCTACCACATGTCTATGTTGTAGGATTTCCAACGCAAACAAGGCTCCGCCTAAAGGAGAACCGAATAAAGAAGTGAATCCCGCTGCCATTCCGGCAATGGTCATAGATCTAAGCTCTTCTCCTTCTAATCCTATCTTTTCAGCAAACCAGCTTCCGAAAGATCCAGTGATCTGAACTAGAGGAGCCTCCGGTCCTGCACTTCCTCCGGAAGAAATACTAAGCAAAGAAGATAAACTCATCGAAGGATTATTTTTAGGGTCGAGTTTTCCTCCCCTAAAACGAATATTATCAATTACTAATGAGATCTCTCCAGGCTCTCCCAAGAAATAAATGAGGAGTCCGATACCCAAACCGGACAAGGTCATGATCAGAATAATATAATGCCCTTGGAAACCTGCTAAAAGTTTGGTGAGATATTCCAGAATTTTCCAAAATACTGCTGAGAATACTCCTGCAAATAATCCAAGGAGTACATACAGGATACTCCATCTAGAAAGCATGAATGGATTCTTTTTAGATAAGATAAAAATTGGATTTTTTAGAAGAGTTTGGATCCGATCCATATTTCTACCGGTTTGAAAAGTTCAGACAAAAAGAACGGACTCTTTATTTTTCGAAGTGATTACTCCGATTTTATGGACCAGCTCTCCTTTTTCTTCCAAAGCCGCAGTTGCATCTGCCACAGACTCCGGAGAAACGATGACTATGTATC includes the following:
- a CDS encoding SRPBCC domain-containing protein: MERKTKIDAEDGKQELLITREFDLPVDLLFKAHIEPEIVEEWMGTKVLKLEASKHGSWQYVTTDPLGNKHGFNGVIHEFVPDQKIIRTFEMENSTFPPQLEFLEFDSLGEEKSKLTMHIIFKSVSHRDQLLKLPFAQGINMAHNRLQEIVIKLK
- a CDS encoding ArsR/SmtB family transcription factor — encoded protein: MNLRRDVFQAIADPTRRAILLLVASQAMTAGAIASNFDTARPTVSKHLQILTECELLKQEQNGREIYYQLNPNKMKEIADFIEPFRNMWDDRFNKLESVMKKYKSRK
- a CDS encoding replication-associated recombination protein A — its product is MGSLFERAPLPHKIRPSSFAQVIGQEKAKLQLQKYKEPVSILLYGPPGTGKSTIARILGNTWKLPFVEYNAVTTGVADIKKLLERSEKEGSILLFLDEIHRFSSSQQDSLLKGVETGGIVLIGATTENPSFRITRPLLSRCQVLRLEPLGENDLLEILSRGIESLDPKPNITKEASSLLVRYSGGDARKLLSNLEGLVLSRDSGASIEASDIETFLESRVIEYDQSGESHYDVISAFIKSVRGSDPDAALFYLAMMLEGGEDPLFIARRLIILASEDIGNASVHGLPLAVAGLHALETIGMPEGRIVLGQVTTFLASCPKSNASYLGIGSALSFVKERGPSLKIPNRLRNAPTSTHKKEGAGQGYKYPHDFGGFVPFSYFPDDLSDNPPQFYKPTKNGMEGKIREHLASIWKKISGKNYE
- a CDS encoding YqaA family protein, translating into MKTESQELKNSTENVISTLVRQTLIASVILLLVVLVLARFFNERVTQVAGLFLDYTGVWGVGLSIFIADSVHVFFPPDTFLILAVAAKMPDFWVIFFASVGSLLAGGCSYSQGRFLLPKLTVFSKFIRNHEEKLEVYVKRFGFWAVVLAALTPLPYSWTSVAAGVMKMRLDLFFAAALFRIPRFILYYYLIKGGWIGI
- the mutL gene encoding DNA mismatch repair endonuclease MutL — encoded protein: MGRIQELSPELINQIAAGEVIESAHSVLKEMMENSVDAGADTIEVESRDGGLTSLLLSDNGSGIEEEDIPLAIQRHATSKIRTLKDLELVSSYGFRGEALASIASVSKLTIETGTGQPTAWKVRAEKGQILSKESIPGFQGTKILVEDLFYNTPVRRKFLKSVRSEDKKIRDKVTVQALAREDIRFRFVQDHKEIYRLPPKDKRERIIDLFGENFRDHLLEVQLERKGWRAKGYISDPDFYKSNRTGQFIFVNGRPVEIKYSSHLLKKCYDELLPPNAHPYCFLFFEVDPESIDVNVHPAKKEIRFLDEEGFNTFFLQLIQKELRSSTPVSFLELKNRLLRPEPKKMESTLYSFSGNSSPGMEQQLLGGALYEEVKHSPSFPVEAVGPGSRLDDLTDIPIKHSEFIPKKHFGLLFETFILAEGEDGFYIIDQHTAHERIRYEEVLRKLKKKNYGIQPLLTPVRIPVSKQEAEDIKDRLGEYQEVGLKLDSLGEDTMVLREVPGYFLPGHEKEIVLDFLNRTGGKEVPEPELYDLMAKCVACRSAVKKGDQLSDHLIAEMLNRLSYCENPSRCPHGRPTLVKLTREDLERMFHRR
- a CDS encoding sensor histidine kinase, with translation MGILSKKDPLFLLAAFLFFAYCTPSPKKALLENGVIDWEKSVHQGKCFRMTGDWKFAWLGAAPDTSLPKEPEKFSLNVVPGSWTKHDWPGSDEGEFPKYGKALYRVDLVSSTPVENLHLVSYDQGTNYRILFNGKVINEVGKVGDPTEDGLELKTSYSILPVWQGTAHLDFEISNYQYRKGGLWKPPILGTAECVSRYYMDRRDLEGILCGGLFFLGLFHIFVSAFYKKDPSAFILGLLSITVGLRLYSTGVRLFPEHFLVGPEIYLRTEFITWFMGMPLAFHFLLVVFPSGFGKNFLKLSYIFAGIFTLITLFTGPAIYSYLINPSYILFVFNGACSLVVLAKAVSQKMVGAYIYLTGFIFLLFFMISEILFHAELLDSWELSGIGVGIFVLGNSLSLSSKMLSGFREREKVQEILNTNLEELVRKRTRELEFARDEAEAANKAKSEFLINVDHEVRTPMNGIMGITQMLLDSDLKPEHQEMLELLKRSGDAMMVILGSMLDASSLEKGTLYLLNKRFSLKASVYEAAMRVEDKIRRKNLDFSVTLSDNLPEIVEGDEERFKTMLLVLLENAEKFTVKGFVKLSGEKIQDTNLDYRLRFRVQDSGIGIPEDKLSSIFNPFQQVDSGVTKPFQGAGLGLALCKALAQKMDGDISVQSVPGKGSEFILEIALSKPEIQS
- a CDS encoding chloride channel protein, which gives rise to MDRIQTLLKNPIFILSKKNPFMLSRWSILYVLLGLFAGVFSAVFWKILEYLTKLLAGFQGHYIILIMTLSGLGIGLLIYFLGEPGEISLVIDNIRFRGGKLDPKNNPSMSLSSLLSISSGGSAGPEAPLVQITGSFGSWFAEKIGLEGEELRSMTIAGMAAGFTSLFGSPLGGALFALEILQHRHVVEYYEALLPAFLSSCSAYFVFLFMTDMGIGPTWEFPQYIPGGIEDFQYAIGFGMAGAIVGWIFYGIFRITKFSFSKITLPIFVKTTIGGLLLGCIAYYEPLTRYFGHDQLNEIVVTKGNWIFFGTLALLKILAINITVSSGWRGGIIIPLFFVGAVAGRFFMDFFPSENESFLLICLMASVNASVTKTPISTTILLTGLTGVSNFTPVLFASLSGYFLSPKAPFISSQADSV